In Nicotiana tabacum cultivar K326 chromosome 11, ASM71507v2, whole genome shotgun sequence, a single window of DNA contains:
- the LOC107769154 gene encoding monocopper oxidase-like protein SKU5 isoform X1, whose amino-acid sequence MRGSPIWLVLSLVLCSLLSMQAIIGEEIFLEWHVAEDNNIKPISVDQPVITINGKFPGPLLNASTNDNIHVNVFNDMDQYPVLITWNGIQQRHNSWQDGVSGTNCAIQPGTNWTYEFQLKDQIGSFFYFPSLYFEKAGGGFGPIQVNNRVVVQPPFAEPDGDFNLLIGDWYEDSFEVIGDKLGHEGYKNTPNIMLMNGKGSYLDPKAKSNESFTVQQGKTYRLRISNVGSEWSYNFRIQNHSMVLVETEGSYTNQITLDSLDVHMGQSYSVLVTAHQDTAHYYIVATAKMANSTQLQTLEVVAVLHYENSTKPANGPLPNGPDPFDVNFSISQARSIRLNLTTGAARPNPQGSFNVSNVTLSQTFVLQNSVNKKNGMINYAINNVSYVTPQTPLKLADYYLNGGAGVYELDKFPANSSLPETVYGTFVVSGEHKGWLEIVFKNELKVMDSWHLDGFGFFVVGYGSGNWTPKSRRTYNLYDPVVRSTVQVYPKGWTAVYVYLDNPGMWNLRSQNLKHWFLGQELYIRVYDSDPNPAKEYLPPKTLLYCGNVQAPPPTPPPSPNPVPAPPASAATITTIKRQWVHIIVTIFVVLII is encoded by the exons ATGAGGGGATCACCAATATGGCTAGTTCTCTCGTTGGTTCTTTGCTCTTTACTTTCCATGCAAGCCATTATTGGAGAAGAAATTTTTCTTGAATGGCATGTTGCTGAAGACAATAATATCAAACCAATCTCTGTGGATCAACCA GTGATAACTATCAATGGTAAGTTTCCTGGGCCTCTTCTCAACGCCTCCACCAATGATAATATTCATGTCAATGTGTTCAACGATATGGATCAATATCCTGTTCTCATTACATG GAATGGGATCCAACAGAGGCATAACTCGTGGCAAGACGGAGTTTCGGGTACCAATTGTGCGATCCAGCCCGGTACTAATTGGACTTATGAGTTTCAATTGAAAGACCAAATTGGAAGCTTCTTCTATTTCCCAAGCCTATATTTCGAAAAGGCTGGTGGAGGATTCGGCCCAATTCAAGTAAACAATCGGGTCGTGGTCCAACCCCCATTTGCTGAGCCCGATGGTGATTTCAATCTTCTCATTGGTGATTGGTATGAAGATAGCTTTGAG GTTATTGGAGACAAGTTGGGACATGAGGGCTATAAAAATACTCCAAACATTATGCTTATGAATGGGAAAGGCTCATATTTGGACCCGAAAGCAAAATCCAATGAATCCTTCACAGTACAACAAG gaaaAACATACAGATTGAGGATTTCAAATGTGGGAAGTGAATGGAGTTATAATTTTAGGATCCAAAACCATAGCATGGTATTGGTCGAGACCGAAGGATCGTATACCAATCAAATTACGCTGGATTCGCTGGACGTCCACATGGGCCAATCCTACTCTGTTCTTGTCACAGCTCATCAAGATACTGCTCATTATTACATAGTTGCCACTGCAAAAATGGCAAATTCAACTCAACTACAAACTCTGGAGGTTGTTGCTGTGTTGCATTACGAAAACTCTACCAAACCTGCTAATGGGCCTCTTCCAAATGGGCCTGATCCATTTGATGTGAATTTCTCTATCAGTCAAGCTAGATCCATCAG GTTGAATTTGACAACAGGTGCAGCAAGGCCTAATCCACAAGGGTCATTTAATGTATCAAATGTGACATTATCACAAACTTTTGTTCTCCAAAATTCAGTGAACAAAAAGAATGGTATGATTAATTATGCCATTAACAATGTCTCTTATGTTACACCACAAACGCCATTAAAATTGGCGGATTATTACCTTAACGGCGGCGCCGGAGTTTACGAGCTCGACAAATTTCCGGCGAACAGTAGCCTACCGGAGACTGTTTACGGCACGTTTGTTGTCTCCGGCGAACACAAAGGATGGCTGGAAATTGTCTTTAAAAATGAGCTAAAAGTGATGGACTCTTGGCACTTGGATGGATTTGGCTTCTTTGTTGTTGG ATACGGTTCTGGAAATTGGACTCCAAAATCACGTCGTACGTATAATCTTTATGATCCTGTTGTTCGTTCCACTGTTCag GTGTATCCAAAAGGATGGACAGCAGTATATGTATATTTAGACAATCCAGGGATGTGGAATTTAAGGTCACAAAATTTGAAACATTGGTTCTTAGGACAAGAGCTTTATATCAGAGTTTATGACTCTGATCCTAATCCTGCAAAAGAATATCTTCCCCCAAAAACTCTGCTTTATTGTG GGAACGTGCAAGCGCCCCCTCCAACACCACCACCAAGTCCAAATCCAGTACCAGCGCCCCCAGCGTCTGCTGCTACTATTACTACTATAAAAAGGCAATG GGTTCATATTATTGTGACTATCTTTGTGGTTTTGATCATATGA
- the LOC107769154 gene encoding monocopper oxidase-like protein SKU5 isoform X2, whose product MRGSPIWLVLSLVLCSLLSMQAIIGEEIFLEWHVAEDNNIKPISVDQPVITINGKFPGPLLNASTNDNIHVNVFNDMDQYPVLITWNGIQQRHNSWQDGVSGTNCAIQPGTNWTYEFQLKDQIGSFFYFPSLYFEKAGGGFGPIQVNNRVVVQPPFAEPDGDFNLLIGDWYEDSFEVIGDKLGHEGYKNTPNIMLMNGKGSYLDPKAKSNESFTVQQGKTYRLRISNVGSEWSYNFRIQNHSMVLVETEGSYTNQITLDSLDVHMGQSYSVLVTAHQDTAHYYIVATAKMANSTQLQTLEVVAVLHYENSTKPANGPLPNGPDPFDVNFSISQARSIRLNLTTGAARPNPQGSFNVSNVTLSQTFVLQNSVNKKNGMINYAINNVSYVTPQTPLKLADYYLNGGAGVYELDKFPANSSLPETVYGTFVVSGEHKGWLEIVFKNELKVMDSWHLDGFGFFVVGYGSGNWTPKSRRTYNLYDPVVRSTVQVYPKGWTAVYVYLDNPGMWNLRSQNLKHWFLGQELYIRVYDSDPNPAKEYLPPKTLLYCGNVQAPPPTPPPSPNPVPAPPASAATITTIKRVHIIVTIFVVLII is encoded by the exons ATGAGGGGATCACCAATATGGCTAGTTCTCTCGTTGGTTCTTTGCTCTTTACTTTCCATGCAAGCCATTATTGGAGAAGAAATTTTTCTTGAATGGCATGTTGCTGAAGACAATAATATCAAACCAATCTCTGTGGATCAACCA GTGATAACTATCAATGGTAAGTTTCCTGGGCCTCTTCTCAACGCCTCCACCAATGATAATATTCATGTCAATGTGTTCAACGATATGGATCAATATCCTGTTCTCATTACATG GAATGGGATCCAACAGAGGCATAACTCGTGGCAAGACGGAGTTTCGGGTACCAATTGTGCGATCCAGCCCGGTACTAATTGGACTTATGAGTTTCAATTGAAAGACCAAATTGGAAGCTTCTTCTATTTCCCAAGCCTATATTTCGAAAAGGCTGGTGGAGGATTCGGCCCAATTCAAGTAAACAATCGGGTCGTGGTCCAACCCCCATTTGCTGAGCCCGATGGTGATTTCAATCTTCTCATTGGTGATTGGTATGAAGATAGCTTTGAG GTTATTGGAGACAAGTTGGGACATGAGGGCTATAAAAATACTCCAAACATTATGCTTATGAATGGGAAAGGCTCATATTTGGACCCGAAAGCAAAATCCAATGAATCCTTCACAGTACAACAAG gaaaAACATACAGATTGAGGATTTCAAATGTGGGAAGTGAATGGAGTTATAATTTTAGGATCCAAAACCATAGCATGGTATTGGTCGAGACCGAAGGATCGTATACCAATCAAATTACGCTGGATTCGCTGGACGTCCACATGGGCCAATCCTACTCTGTTCTTGTCACAGCTCATCAAGATACTGCTCATTATTACATAGTTGCCACTGCAAAAATGGCAAATTCAACTCAACTACAAACTCTGGAGGTTGTTGCTGTGTTGCATTACGAAAACTCTACCAAACCTGCTAATGGGCCTCTTCCAAATGGGCCTGATCCATTTGATGTGAATTTCTCTATCAGTCAAGCTAGATCCATCAG GTTGAATTTGACAACAGGTGCAGCAAGGCCTAATCCACAAGGGTCATTTAATGTATCAAATGTGACATTATCACAAACTTTTGTTCTCCAAAATTCAGTGAACAAAAAGAATGGTATGATTAATTATGCCATTAACAATGTCTCTTATGTTACACCACAAACGCCATTAAAATTGGCGGATTATTACCTTAACGGCGGCGCCGGAGTTTACGAGCTCGACAAATTTCCGGCGAACAGTAGCCTACCGGAGACTGTTTACGGCACGTTTGTTGTCTCCGGCGAACACAAAGGATGGCTGGAAATTGTCTTTAAAAATGAGCTAAAAGTGATGGACTCTTGGCACTTGGATGGATTTGGCTTCTTTGTTGTTGG ATACGGTTCTGGAAATTGGACTCCAAAATCACGTCGTACGTATAATCTTTATGATCCTGTTGTTCGTTCCACTGTTCag GTGTATCCAAAAGGATGGACAGCAGTATATGTATATTTAGACAATCCAGGGATGTGGAATTTAAGGTCACAAAATTTGAAACATTGGTTCTTAGGACAAGAGCTTTATATCAGAGTTTATGACTCTGATCCTAATCCTGCAAAAGAATATCTTCCCCCAAAAACTCTGCTTTATTGTG GGAACGTGCAAGCGCCCCCTCCAACACCACCACCAAGTCCAAATCCAGTACCAGCGCCCCCAGCGTCTGCTGCTACTATTACTACTATAAAAAG GGTTCATATTATTGTGACTATCTTTGTGGTTTTGATCATATGA
- the LOC107769154 gene encoding monocopper oxidase-like protein SKU5 isoform X3, with amino-acid sequence MDQYPVLITWNGIQQRHNSWQDGVSGTNCAIQPGTNWTYEFQLKDQIGSFFYFPSLYFEKAGGGFGPIQVNNRVVVQPPFAEPDGDFNLLIGDWYEDSFEVIGDKLGHEGYKNTPNIMLMNGKGSYLDPKAKSNESFTVQQGKTYRLRISNVGSEWSYNFRIQNHSMVLVETEGSYTNQITLDSLDVHMGQSYSVLVTAHQDTAHYYIVATAKMANSTQLQTLEVVAVLHYENSTKPANGPLPNGPDPFDVNFSISQARSIRLNLTTGAARPNPQGSFNVSNVTLSQTFVLQNSVNKKNGMINYAINNVSYVTPQTPLKLADYYLNGGAGVYELDKFPANSSLPETVYGTFVVSGEHKGWLEIVFKNELKVMDSWHLDGFGFFVVGYGSGNWTPKSRRTYNLYDPVVRSTVQVYPKGWTAVYVYLDNPGMWNLRSQNLKHWFLGQELYIRVYDSDPNPAKEYLPPKTLLYCGNVQAPPPTPPPSPNPVPAPPASAATITTIKRQWVHIIVTIFVVLII; translated from the exons ATGGATCAATATCCTGTTCTCATTACATG GAATGGGATCCAACAGAGGCATAACTCGTGGCAAGACGGAGTTTCGGGTACCAATTGTGCGATCCAGCCCGGTACTAATTGGACTTATGAGTTTCAATTGAAAGACCAAATTGGAAGCTTCTTCTATTTCCCAAGCCTATATTTCGAAAAGGCTGGTGGAGGATTCGGCCCAATTCAAGTAAACAATCGGGTCGTGGTCCAACCCCCATTTGCTGAGCCCGATGGTGATTTCAATCTTCTCATTGGTGATTGGTATGAAGATAGCTTTGAG GTTATTGGAGACAAGTTGGGACATGAGGGCTATAAAAATACTCCAAACATTATGCTTATGAATGGGAAAGGCTCATATTTGGACCCGAAAGCAAAATCCAATGAATCCTTCACAGTACAACAAG gaaaAACATACAGATTGAGGATTTCAAATGTGGGAAGTGAATGGAGTTATAATTTTAGGATCCAAAACCATAGCATGGTATTGGTCGAGACCGAAGGATCGTATACCAATCAAATTACGCTGGATTCGCTGGACGTCCACATGGGCCAATCCTACTCTGTTCTTGTCACAGCTCATCAAGATACTGCTCATTATTACATAGTTGCCACTGCAAAAATGGCAAATTCAACTCAACTACAAACTCTGGAGGTTGTTGCTGTGTTGCATTACGAAAACTCTACCAAACCTGCTAATGGGCCTCTTCCAAATGGGCCTGATCCATTTGATGTGAATTTCTCTATCAGTCAAGCTAGATCCATCAG GTTGAATTTGACAACAGGTGCAGCAAGGCCTAATCCACAAGGGTCATTTAATGTATCAAATGTGACATTATCACAAACTTTTGTTCTCCAAAATTCAGTGAACAAAAAGAATGGTATGATTAATTATGCCATTAACAATGTCTCTTATGTTACACCACAAACGCCATTAAAATTGGCGGATTATTACCTTAACGGCGGCGCCGGAGTTTACGAGCTCGACAAATTTCCGGCGAACAGTAGCCTACCGGAGACTGTTTACGGCACGTTTGTTGTCTCCGGCGAACACAAAGGATGGCTGGAAATTGTCTTTAAAAATGAGCTAAAAGTGATGGACTCTTGGCACTTGGATGGATTTGGCTTCTTTGTTGTTGG ATACGGTTCTGGAAATTGGACTCCAAAATCACGTCGTACGTATAATCTTTATGATCCTGTTGTTCGTTCCACTGTTCag GTGTATCCAAAAGGATGGACAGCAGTATATGTATATTTAGACAATCCAGGGATGTGGAATTTAAGGTCACAAAATTTGAAACATTGGTTCTTAGGACAAGAGCTTTATATCAGAGTTTATGACTCTGATCCTAATCCTGCAAAAGAATATCTTCCCCCAAAAACTCTGCTTTATTGTG GGAACGTGCAAGCGCCCCCTCCAACACCACCACCAAGTCCAAATCCAGTACCAGCGCCCCCAGCGTCTGCTGCTACTATTACTACTATAAAAAGGCAATG GGTTCATATTATTGTGACTATCTTTGTGGTTTTGATCATATGA